In the Maribacter sp. MJ134 genome, one interval contains:
- a CDS encoding pyridoxal phosphate-dependent aminotransferase family protein, which produces MAIQIDSFPGREVYVKGNPYLYFGGTSYLGLQDLPEFQELFIKHIRNYGTNYGASRKSNVQFSVFDKAERHLAQLAGSEACITLSSGYLAGQFLSGFMQAQKHKLFYVPHTHSALFRKASKSYVTYASLNFALESHLKSTNKATPVLFLDSIDFSGGNFPDFQGLKNLPLGKLIMVVDDSHGIGILGANGGGIYQTLNRLGAKELFVCCSLGKGFGLQAGAIFGKKEDLEVLKKSPLYGGSSPASPAAMATLLEADTIYENRRNKLQENLAFFLQHLVRNKKLRYMEGHPTISFQNSALVDYLFENKIIVTDFKYPNEDSETMSRIVISANHTRDDLKKLIQLLNSFDYE; this is translated from the coding sequence ATGGCTATCCAGATAGATTCTTTTCCAGGACGTGAAGTGTATGTTAAAGGTAACCCTTACCTATATTTTGGCGGAACATCTTATCTAGGGTTACAGGACTTACCCGAGTTTCAAGAATTGTTCATCAAACACATCCGAAACTACGGAACCAATTACGGGGCCTCAAGAAAATCTAACGTTCAATTTTCAGTTTTCGATAAGGCGGAAAGGCATTTAGCGCAATTAGCAGGTAGCGAAGCGTGTATTACCCTCTCTTCCGGTTATTTGGCAGGCCAATTCCTTTCGGGGTTCATGCAAGCACAAAAACATAAGCTTTTTTATGTACCACATACCCACTCCGCACTTTTCCGAAAAGCGTCCAAAAGCTATGTTACTTACGCCAGTCTCAATTTCGCCTTAGAGAGCCATTTGAAAAGTACCAATAAAGCAACCCCAGTACTATTTCTGGATTCCATAGACTTTTCGGGAGGAAATTTTCCTGATTTCCAGGGTTTAAAGAATTTGCCTTTGGGCAAACTTATTATGGTAGTGGACGATTCTCATGGCATAGGAATACTTGGGGCCAATGGCGGAGGTATTTACCAAACCCTTAATAGGCTCGGGGCTAAAGAACTATTTGTCTGTTGCTCTTTAGGAAAAGGATTTGGCCTACAGGCCGGAGCTATTTTCGGAAAAAAAGAAGACTTGGAAGTTTTGAAGAAGTCCCCTTTGTATGGTGGTTCTAGTCCTGCTAGTCCTGCTGCAATGGCGACTTTACTTGAGGCAGATACCATTTATGAAAATAGAAGAAACAAGCTGCAGGAAAATTTAGCATTTTTTCTTCAACATTTAGTGCGCAATAAAAAATTACGATATATGGAGGGCCATCCCACCATATCTTTCCAAAACTCGGCCCTTGTTGATTATTTATTTGAAAATAAAATCATTGTTACTGATTTCAAATACCCGAACGAAGACTCGGAAACCATGAGCAGAATTGTTATTTCAGCAAACCATACCAGAGACGATTTAAAAAAATTAATACAGCTACTGAACAGCTTTGATTACGAATAA
- a CDS encoding head GIN domain-containing protein, translated as MTTLVRISIALFLALFLSSCAFDVNFGDFGTGKKGNGVVVEENRDITDDFTNVSASEGIEVYVTQASDFSISVEADENVIDLIGTDIKNGKLRIHAIENIGRATKKVFVSLPNVTGLESSSGAHLTAQNTIKSNELSIESSSGSILTAEIDATELELDASSGANVDVSGKAKEVYVDGSSGANIRAKNLMAQECRAEASSGSNVSVHVSEALTADASSGGNISYSGEATVKKNKSVSGSVHKY; from the coding sequence ATGACAACACTAGTTAGAATTTCAATCGCATTATTTTTGGCACTATTCCTATCATCCTGTGCCTTTGACGTTAACTTCGGGGACTTCGGTACCGGAAAAAAAGGAAACGGCGTAGTCGTAGAGGAAAATAGAGATATTACGGACGATTTTACGAACGTTTCCGCATCAGAAGGCATAGAGGTATATGTTACGCAGGCAAGTGATTTCTCCATTTCGGTAGAGGCGGACGAAAATGTAATCGACCTTATTGGAACGGATATTAAAAATGGTAAATTGAGAATTCATGCCATTGAAAATATTGGTAGGGCTACAAAAAAGGTTTTCGTATCACTGCCCAACGTTACTGGTCTGGAAAGTTCCAGCGGAGCACATTTAACGGCCCAGAATACTATTAAGAGTAATGAATTGAGTATCGAGTCCAGTAGCGGGTCTATTCTCACAGCGGAAATAGATGCCACGGAATTGGAATTGGATGCCAGTAGTGGTGCCAATGTTGATGTTTCCGGAAAAGCGAAAGAAGTCTATGTGGATGGTAGCAGTGGTGCCAATATTAGAGCTAAAAACCTGATGGCGCAGGAATGTAGAGCAGAAGCCAGTAGCGGCTCTAATGTCAGTGTTCATGTATCCGAAGCATTAACGGCGGACGCTAGTAGCGGTGGAAATATTTCGTATTCCGGTGAGGCAACGGTTAAAAAGAATAAATCGGTTTCCGGTAGTGTACATAAGTACTAA
- a CDS encoding formylglycine-generating enzyme family protein: protein MSCKEDKAYKEAEKAFTKKEAKPEVLTPLLVEQPDGVKTPDGMIWVSGGEFQQGAVPQDKMAMAHEKPAVKVSVDGFFMDITEVTNQQFREFVEETGYVTVAERAIDWEELKKQVPEGTEKPHDSILQPGALTFRKTESSLPNLYDFSQWWKWTIGANWKHPNGPKSDIKGKDNYPVVQVSYEDALAYCEWAGRRLPTEAEWELAARAGSYGTTYFWGDDATELSKRANTWEGEFPVKNTELDGYELRAPVKSYAPNALGLYDMAGNVWEWTSDWYNTNYYKDMVATSSVLRNPLGAASPFTPNNPYAKEKIIKGGSFLCSDSYCASYRVSARMGSSMDSSLEHTGFRTVASVAMLKN from the coding sequence TTGAGCTGTAAAGAAGATAAGGCTTATAAAGAGGCCGAAAAAGCATTCACAAAGAAAGAGGCAAAGCCAGAAGTACTTACGCCGCTTTTAGTGGAACAACCGGACGGAGTAAAGACTCCCGATGGCATGATTTGGGTCTCCGGGGGTGAATTTCAACAGGGAGCCGTACCACAGGATAAAATGGCCATGGCGCATGAAAAGCCGGCCGTTAAGGTGTCCGTAGATGGCTTTTTCATGGATATAACAGAGGTAACCAACCAACAGTTTAGAGAATTTGTAGAAGAAACGGGGTATGTTACTGTAGCCGAAAGGGCAATTGATTGGGAAGAATTGAAAAAGCAAGTTCCTGAGGGTACCGAGAAACCCCACGATTCCATCTTGCAGCCGGGAGCATTAACTTTCAGGAAGACCGAAAGCTCCCTACCCAATCTTTACGATTTTTCGCAATGGTGGAAATGGACCATAGGAGCAAATTGGAAGCACCCGAACGGACCTAAAAGTGATATTAAAGGAAAGGACAACTATCCCGTAGTGCAGGTTTCTTATGAAGATGCCTTGGCCTATTGTGAATGGGCTGGTCGTAGGCTCCCAACCGAGGCGGAATGGGAGTTGGCCGCTAGAGCTGGTAGTTATGGCACAACCTATTTTTGGGGAGACGACGCAACCGAACTTTCCAAAAGGGCAAATACTTGGGAGGGCGAGTTTCCTGTCAAGAATACCGAGTTAGATGGCTATGAGCTGCGTGCTCCCGTAAAATCCTATGCGCCCAATGCCTTAGGTCTCTACGATATGGCGGGCAATGTATGGGAGTGGACAAGTGATTGGTACAATACAAATTATTATAAAGATATGGTCGCTACATCCAGTGTTTTAAGAAATCCACTTGGTGCTGCGAGTCCGTTTACACCGAATAATCCGTACGCCAAGGAAAAGATCATTAAAGGCGGTTCTTTTTTATGTAGTGATTCCTACTGCGCTAGTTATAGAGTTTCAGCCAGAATGGGTTCCAGTATGGATTCTTCCCTGGAACATACAGGTTTCAGGACGGTAGCTTCGGTTGCCATGCTTAAGAATTGA
- the trxB gene encoding thioredoxin-disulfide reductase gives MSDKVERVKTLIIGSGPAGYTAAIYAARADLKPVMYTGMEPGGQLTTTTEVDNFPGYPEGIDGPTMMVQLQQQAERFGTEVRIGMITAVELSKEVGGIHKVTADNDKIIEAETIIISTGASAKYLNIPSEQKLRGGGVSACAVCDGFFYKGQDVAIVGAGDTAAEEASYLANICNKVTMLVRKDHMRASKAMQHRVNSLKNIEVRYNTEVDEVLGDQVVEGLRMVNNQTGEKEDIAITGLFIAIGHKPNTDIFKGQLDMDETGYLITKGKSTKTNLPGVFASGDAQDKEYRQAVTAAGTGCMAALDAERYLASIGSVEEAIADDYNI, from the coding sequence ATGTCGGATAAAGTAGAACGAGTAAAAACCTTAATAATAGGATCAGGACCCGCAGGATATACTGCGGCCATATATGCTGCTAGAGCAGATTTGAAACCAGTCATGTATACGGGAATGGAACCAGGAGGACAATTGACCACTACAACCGAGGTAGATAATTTTCCGGGTTACCCAGAAGGTATCGATGGTCCTACGATGATGGTTCAATTACAACAACAGGCGGAGCGTTTTGGAACAGAGGTGCGTATTGGCATGATAACTGCGGTGGAATTAAGTAAGGAAGTCGGCGGAATACATAAGGTTACGGCAGATAACGATAAAATTATTGAAGCGGAAACCATTATTATTTCCACAGGTGCAAGCGCAAAGTATTTGAACATTCCGAGTGAACAAAAGTTACGAGGTGGTGGAGTTTCCGCTTGTGCCGTATGTGACGGATTCTTTTATAAAGGTCAAGATGTGGCCATCGTTGGAGCAGGGGATACGGCCGCCGAAGAGGCGTCTTACTTGGCCAATATTTGTAATAAAGTGACCATGTTGGTTAGAAAGGATCATATGAGGGCATCCAAAGCCATGCAGCATAGGGTAAATAGCCTCAAAAATATCGAGGTGCGTTACAATACCGAAGTTGATGAGGTTTTGGGCGATCAAGTAGTAGAAGGTTTACGGATGGTGAACAACCAAACAGGAGAAAAGGAAGATATCGCAATTACCGGACTGTTCATAGCCATTGGTCACAAACCGAATACAGATATCTTTAAGGGGCAATTGGATATGGACGAAACGGGTTATCTGATTACAAAGGGTAAATCTACCAAAACCAACTTACCGGGAGTATTCGCTTCGGGTGATGCGCAGGATAAGGAATATAGGCAAGCGGTGACGGCAGCAGGAACAGGTTGTATGGCCGCTCTTGATGCCGAGCGGTATTTAGCGAGCATTGGCTCTGTAGAGGAAGCGATAGCGGACGATTACAATATATAA
- a CDS encoding arylsulfatase: protein MKNSSYDFLMVKDYLLLVFIALLLASCGTETKEKEATKITRPNIIYILADDLGYGEIGVFGQEKIETPHIDALAKEGMIFTQHYTSAPVCAPARYMFLTGRHAGHSFIRGNHEWRERGDVWNYMAMAQDSTLEGQHPMPLDTKTLAHYLKDIGYTTGMIGKWGLGAPHTKSIPNEMGFDFFYGYNGQRQAHTYYPLHLYKNRKRVHLANDTIAPHTPFPEGANPEDPASYADFTLTDYAPDLMFNELTQFVARNKAAPFFMYWATPIPHVALQAPQKWVDYYIDKFGPEVPYLSGGKNSYFSHKNPHAAYAAMVSYLDENIGKLVAQLKKEDIYNNTLIVFTSDNGPSYAGGADPSFFDSARPFDGGYGRGKGFVYEGGIRVPTFFTWPNKIKANTKSDHISAHYDMMATLADITGFKPGKETDGISFLPTLLSEENQTEHDFLYWEFPEYDGQIAIRMGDFKVVRQHLKNPEKATIEVYNLVNDPKELKNIAEAHPELLEKAADIFKNEHTKAEADRFVIPLLETGLLSKK from the coding sequence ATGAAGAACAGTTCCTATGATTTTTTAATGGTAAAAGACTACTTGCTCCTAGTTTTTATTGCGCTACTGCTTGCTTCTTGTGGAACGGAGACGAAGGAAAAAGAAGCTACTAAAATTACGAGGCCAAACATTATTTATATCCTTGCGGATGATTTGGGCTATGGTGAAATAGGTGTTTTTGGTCAAGAAAAAATTGAAACACCTCATATTGATGCGCTAGCTAAGGAAGGTATGATTTTTACGCAGCACTATACCAGCGCCCCGGTATGTGCGCCCGCCAGATACATGTTTTTAACGGGAAGACACGCTGGTCATTCCTTTATCCGTGGTAACCATGAGTGGCGAGAGCGCGGAGATGTTTGGAATTATATGGCAATGGCACAGGATTCTACCTTAGAAGGCCAGCATCCCATGCCTTTGGATACCAAGACCCTTGCACATTACTTGAAGGATATAGGCTATACAACCGGTATGATTGGTAAATGGGGTTTGGGTGCTCCGCATACTAAATCTATACCCAATGAAATGGGATTTGACTTTTTCTACGGTTACAATGGTCAGAGACAAGCGCATACTTATTATCCGTTGCATCTTTACAAGAATAGAAAACGTGTTCATCTGGCGAACGATACCATTGCTCCCCACACACCATTTCCAGAAGGTGCAAACCCCGAGGACCCTGCAAGCTATGCTGATTTTACACTTACGGATTACGCACCCGATTTAATGTTCAACGAGCTAACGCAGTTTGTAGCACGTAACAAAGCAGCTCCTTTTTTCATGTATTGGGCAACTCCAATTCCGCATGTTGCGCTGCAGGCACCTCAAAAGTGGGTCGATTATTATATAGATAAGTTTGGACCAGAGGTTCCTTATCTCTCTGGTGGTAAGAACAGCTATTTTTCTCATAAAAATCCGCATGCGGCCTATGCGGCTATGGTATCCTATTTGGATGAAAATATTGGGAAGTTGGTGGCGCAGTTAAAAAAAGAGGATATTTATAACAATACGCTTATCGTTTTTACCTCGGACAACGGACCCAGTTATGCTGGTGGTGCTGATCCTTCGTTTTTTGATAGCGCTAGACCTTTTGATGGGGGTTACGGAAGAGGGAAGGGGTTTGTTTACGAAGGAGGTATCAGGGTCCCGACATTTTTTACGTGGCCCAATAAAATAAAGGCAAACACCAAAAGTGACCATATTTCCGCTCACTATGATATGATGGCAACCTTAGCGGACATTACGGGTTTTAAACCTGGTAAGGAAACGGATGGCATTAGTTTCCTGCCCACCTTACTATCCGAAGAAAATCAAACAGAACATGATTTCTTGTATTGGGAGTTTCCGGAATATGATGGACAAATAGCCATCCGAATGGGAGATTTTAAGGTGGTTCGTCAGCATTTAAAAAACCCTGAAAAAGCGACTATTGAGGTATACAATCTGGTGAACGATCCAAAAGAGCTAAAGAATATTGCGGAAGCGCATCCTGAACTATTGGAGAAAGCCGCTGATATTTTTAAAAACGAGCATACCAAGGCAGAAGCGGATAGATTTGTAATACCGCTATTGGAGACGGGACTTTTAAGTAAAAAATAG
- a CDS encoding dipeptide epimerase produces the protein MQISLKKYVLSLKHTFSISRESHDHQNTLIVGLTLNGQTGYGEATANPYYNVSVDSMMVEIERIQTEINSFKFTTPEIFHAFLLSKGLTNFAICALDLAAHDLYGKLLQKPLHKIWGTSTDSYPTTNYTIGIASIAKMVEKMKEFPWPVYKIKLGTEDDVAIVKELRAHTDAVFRIDANCAWTPEETIKNAPLLKDLGVEFLEQPLKADDWQGMELVMHHSVLPVIADESCILETDVEKCGLHFSGINIKLTKCGGLTPALRMIKQGKELGLKIMVGCMTESTVGISAIAQLLPQLDYVDMDGALLLKEDIAHGVQIASDATVIFPKLGGSGITLV, from the coding sequence ATGCAAATTAGCCTTAAAAAATACGTGCTTTCCTTAAAGCACACTTTTAGTATCTCTAGGGAATCCCATGATCACCAAAACACCTTGATCGTTGGTCTAACACTGAACGGACAAACTGGGTATGGTGAAGCGACCGCCAATCCTTACTACAATGTTTCGGTAGATAGTATGATGGTCGAAATTGAAAGGATACAAACAGAAATTAATAGCTTTAAATTCACGACGCCTGAAATATTCCATGCCTTTTTACTTTCCAAAGGACTAACGAATTTCGCCATCTGCGCGCTAGATTTGGCCGCTCATGATCTCTATGGTAAACTGCTACAAAAACCGCTTCATAAAATTTGGGGTACAAGTACGGATTCCTATCCAACAACGAACTATACCATAGGAATAGCCTCCATAGCGAAGATGGTGGAGAAAATGAAGGAATTTCCTTGGCCCGTTTACAAAATAAAGCTCGGTACAGAAGATGATGTCGCTATCGTAAAAGAACTAAGAGCCCATACGGACGCCGTTTTTCGGATTGATGCCAATTGCGCATGGACCCCTGAGGAAACTATTAAAAATGCACCCTTACTTAAAGATTTGGGGGTAGAATTTTTAGAACAACCCCTAAAGGCAGACGATTGGCAAGGTATGGAACTAGTAATGCATCATAGTGTTTTACCCGTAATTGCAGACGAAAGCTGTATTCTAGAAACAGATGTTGAAAAATGCGGTTTACATTTTAGTGGCATCAATATTAAGCTCACTAAATGCGGGGGCTTGACCCCTGCCCTACGGATGATCAAACAAGGAAAAGAACTGGGGCTTAAGATTATGGTGGGTTGTATGACGGAGTCTACCGTAGGTATATCCGCGATTGCTCAATTATTACCTCAGTTAGATTATGTAGATATGGACGGTGCCCTGCTTCTAAAAGAAGATATTGCCCATGGTGTGCAAATTGCATCTGATGCTACGGTAATATTCCCTAAATTAGGTGGTAGCGGTATAACCCTAGTATAA